Part of the Nostoc sp. ATCC 53789 genome, TAAGTCCGAAAATGGAAATGGAACAATAACAACATCACCTTTTACAAATCCTGCCATGCTGAATCTTCCTCTGGCCTTAACCAATCTTTTTGCAGTGATGATTCACTCATAATGGTGATTTCTAAAGTTTTATCTTTCTGGTACTTGGCTTGCAAGAACTGAACAAAATCTAAAATCTCTTGTAACAGAGGTTCAGGTAATTTTTCTAGTTCTTGTGTAATCTGTTCTTTAAGCATAATTGTCTTATTTTGTGTTTCGGCAATATCTAAAATAATATTTATCATATCGGGTTTTGAATTAAAATATAAAACCAAACAAATTATGCGAGTGTAAAATTTTATATGACACTCAGCAGCGATCGCAGATAATGACAATAGTTATTAAATTTGCGATCGCAACTCCTGATAGCTTTAAAATTAAGGTTATAGAGTATTCTTACTTTAAGATGATGTAAAATTTGTACCCTCAGAATGAGCCTCTTCAACCTATAGTAGGAGTGTCATCTTCCATTAAGCGCCTACTATGAAGGACTAGGTAATCAAATCGCAGTATATCTGCCTTTCAAATTATGGACTGGAAGTACAGGTGGAAAAATGGCTATAAACCAAGCCGAGATGAAGCGGCAAAAAACCCTCATTTGTTAGATGAAAGTCAGTTCGAGAACGAGCAAGACCGAAAGCTAGCTGAAGAATCAGCAAGGAAGCATTTGGGTATACCTGCACCAACCTTAGACGAAGATCAGTCAATATTACCTCATTAGCTTCTTCTAATGAACAAGCTTGATAACGCCATTTCCAAAAAAGATTTTTGCAACAAATAAACTGGCTATAGGGGCGTACAGATGTACACCCCTAATTATGTATCTCTAGCACTATGTACGCTCCACACCATTAGGATGTTCGATAAAATGCAGATTTTTCAAATTTTCAATCGATTAAACAATAGTAAATTTACTAAGTTACTCAGTCAAACAGTAGCTTTAGGCGTAGGTGCTTTTGTTCTCCTCTCAACTACTAATGCTAATGCCGCCGAGCAAGTTGTTTTAAAGTATGGTACTTTTCAGGGGCAAGTTTCTGTTCAAGAATTAAGTCAGTTTACAGAAACAGGTAAGACTACTCCGACACTACAAGCTTATTTGGATGCCGCTCAACAAGACCCCGCAGTAGCTCGTAAGGCACTGATAGCCCCAATAAAAGCCGATCCTGCCTTTTTAAATAACTTACTGTCAAGCTGGGCAGGGCCAATTTTAGTTAACCAAATTGGTGAAGTAGTTCATCCCCCCGCAGGACAACTAGATCAACAGGCGCTGCGAAGTGCTTTAAGTACATCTATTCAACAAAATGGTGAAGTTACACTTCTTGGAGCCATTCAGAATTATCCTAATACTTCTGTTGAACTTGAAGGCGATCGCCTCATCTCTGTTTATGAACGTCTAAGCAGCCTGGCAGAACTTTTATGATGGCTAGTTACTGCTAAAATTTAATACCCATGAGTCTATCTTAGGGCTGTATTCTGTGACTGAAAAATTCCCTAACGTAATTGTAGAGTTAGGGAAAAGTTTATATGACAACTGACGTTTCTAGAAATATTAACAAGGATGTTAATGGAGCGCTGATAAGTGGTGTTCTCCTAAGTGTTTTGGGGGTGATTGCGATCGCAGCGCCTAACCTCTCGACCTTATTCGCTGAGACTTGGATTGCAGTAATTTTGATTTTCGCCGGATTTACAAAACTAGTTTATGCCACTCAAACCCGCCACCAAGGAGGTTTTATTTGGAAACTTCTATTGAGCGGACTCTATATTGCAACGGGTATAATGCTGTTTGTTTATCCTTTTACAGGTATTCTCACACTGACTCTGTTGCTTGGCAGCTTTTTACTGGCTGAAGGTACATTCGAGTTAATTCTGGCATTCAAGTTACGTCCGCAAGAGAACTGGACGTGGATACTAGGTGATGGCATTATTACACTGGTCTTAGGTGCAATGATTTGGTTCCAGTGGCCCTTCAATGCGCCCTGGCTTCTTGGTACACTAGTTGGTATCAGCATTATTTTCACTGGCATTTCACGCGTAATGCTGTCATTGAATGCGCGTTCTACCTCAAATCCTACTAACGAAGCTGCAAATCCTACTTAGTAGATGGGGAATGGGAAATGGGGAATAGGAAAAAGCAATGCCCAATGGCCCATTTCTAAATTTGAATCGTCAAAGTTTACTAAGAGATTGCAGCAGCGATGCCTAGGTTGGGCTACGCCTACGCCAAGAAAATTGCTAAATTAACTAAGGAAATCAAAATCAAGGCCAGCTAGCTGCAATCTACGATGGTATCTATTGCTACTCCCTTCTCGGATATCCAAAACCATTGGGCACGCTTATTTATTACAGCCTTAGCTCAACGTGGTATTGTCAGTGGGTCGCCGAATGGCACATATCGACCCGATAATTCACTCACTCGTGCTGAATTTGCCGCCATCATCGCCAACGCATTTGGCACAGTTACCAAGAAGCGGCAATATGTACCTTTTGTGGATGTACCCATAAATTATTGGGCAGCAGCTGCCATTCAAACAGCTTACGAAAAAGCATTTATTAGCGGGTTTCCTGATAAAAGTTTCCGCCCCGCCGAGCGAATTACTAGGGCGGAAGTTTTAATTTCCTTGGTAGCGGGCTTAGAACTTGCCACCAAGGTAAAACCAGACCTCCTCTCAACACTCCCACAAATTTATCAAGATTCTATTCAGATTCCTGGGTATGGGAGAAATCAGGTAGCTATTGCCACTAGTGCTGGATTAGTGGTTAGTTTCCCAAATATCAAATTACTCAATCCCAATCTTGCAGCTACCCGTGCAGATGTAGCAGTAATTATTTATCAAGCTTTGGTGTATTTAGGCAAAGCGGAAAAAATTGCCTCTAGTTACTTAGTGCAGCCGCCAACACTAACACCAACGCCAACGCCAACACCAACGCCAACGCCAATACCAACACCAACGCCAACGCCAACGCCAACGCCAACACCAACGCCAACACCAATACCAACACCAACGCCAACGCCAACGCCAATACCTATACCCACACCCGCACCTGTCGGTAGCGTTAGGGTAAATCATAGTCGGGAATTTCGGGGGGCGTGGGTAGTATCTGTGTGGAATGGTGATTGGCCTTCCAAGCCAGAACTTTCTGTTGCTCAACAGAAAGCTGAACTCACTGAGATTATTACTAAATTACAAGCGCTAAACTTCAATGCCCTGATCTTTCAGGTGCGACCGGAGGGAGACGCTTTATATGAATCGCAATTAGAACCTTGGAGTGCTTGGATTACAGGAACTCAGGGGAAAGCACCAGAACCATTTTATGATCCTTTAGCGTTTGCGATCGCAGAATGTCACAAGCGTAATATTGAACTCCATGCTTGGTTCAACCCTTACCGCGCCAGCACTTCTACCGACCCAGCTAAAACAGTACGTCCCCACATAGCAGCGACTAATCCAGAAAGCGTTTATTTGTGGAAAACTCAACGCTGGATGGACCCAGGATTGAAAATAGTTCAAGATAGAGCTTACAACGTCATTCTCGATGTAGTGAAGCGCTACGATGTTGATGGCATTCACTTAGATGATTATTTCTATCCATATCCCATCGAGGGACAACCTTTCCCCGATAACAAAACTTATGCTGCATATCAAGCAGCTGGTGGTTCACTCAACCTTGGCGACTGGCGACGGGACAATGTTAACAAAATGGTACAGCGTCTCTGGCAGGGAATTAAAGCAGCCAAACCCGATGTGAAATTTGGTATCAGCCCCTTTGGGATTTATCGCCCCGGACAACCTGCTGGCATTACTGGGTTAGATGCTTACAACGTATTGTATGCTGACTCGAAAAAATGGTTAGAAGAAGGCTGGATTGATTATATTGCGCCTCAACTTTACTGGCGCACAGATCAAACACAACAAAGTTATTCAGCATTGCTACAGTGGTGGACACAGGTAAATACAAAGCAAAGACACGTTTACGCTGGTAACAATCTGACAGAACCAAGCAACAAGAGTCGAGAGAGTGATGAAATTGAAAAGCAGGTGAAAATTAGTCGTAGCCAAGCTGGACGGTTGTCACTGGGCAATATCTTCTTTAATCTCGGTGTTTTGACAGAAAATAGTCAGGGTATTGCTGATAAATTCCAAAGTCTGCTTTATAACAAACCTGCGCTACCGCCAACTTTGCCTTGGCAAGATACAACGCCACCCCCTCCACCCATTGGATTACAAGTCAATAACCGCAAACTGAGTTGGCAGCCTGGAGATAATCAACCAGTTCGTTCTTGGACACTTTATCGGCAAACTGGCGATACTTGGACAATTCAGCGAATTTTGTCTGCTGGCACAACCTTCGCTACCGTTCAACAAGCGGGAACTTATGCTGTATGTGCGGTGGATAGATTGGCTAATGAGAGTGCGGGAACTGTGATTACAGTGAGTTGAACAAAGATGCTGTCTATGAGTGCGATCGCTGTTATGCTCTTGTGTAGTATGAGTATCGTAGCTACGCCCGTCGTAGACATCGCATCTTTATCTTTGAAGAATAGTGCAAAGTAATAAACCTGAACCACTTAAAACCGATTGGATAGTCAACCTTTTAGGAAGAGTGAAAGCTCTGGAAGTAAATCCCCATGAAGAAGTATTAACCTCAACTCTGGTTGAGCAAGCTTTGGAAAATGCCAAACGCACTGCTACCAATCCTGGTATATCATTGGCAGCAACTTTTGATCTGATTGTAGCTGCCGAATATTATACAAAATTAACCAATAAAGGATGGCTTTATTGTCCAATAAATAATATTCCTCTATTAATTTACCCATACACTAATACTTGCCCAAGATGTGTTTTAAAAGGTAACTTTTACTATCATCAGGCAAACAAATTACCATCTGGAACTATTGGCAAAACCACAAGTCGTTTGCTCTGTGTATTTCTAAAGCATTTATTTAAAATTAATTCGAGGAACTTAAAAATTTATCATGGTGCTGAACCAGTTGATGTAATAATTCATGATGAAAAAGAGAGTATAGTCTTACTTGCAGAAGTAAAAGCCGCACCATTGACAACACTTGCTCTAGCTGCAAAGGTTGAGGTACAAACCGAGATGGGAGAAAATGGAGAACCAATACCTTGTTCGCACTCTCCTACAGACAATTCATTCCTGGCATCATCTAACTTGCATATAATTCTGCCCAAGTTAGAAGATAACTACTGGAACTATGAACTTGTGGATTTAGGAATAAAAGCAAGCCATAGTTCTCCGACTTGGGCATACGAACAAATTGGCAGAAGTTTTGGTCTAGATAATCAACTATTTTATCGATATTTTCAGTTTTGGAATATTGCCTATTCTGCGTATAATAAAGCAGCACGGGGTAGGGGAACTATACCTGAAACAGTTTATTGGTTAACAAATGCTTGTGGACAACCTACTCCTAGACCTTTAACTTGGCCATTGAGAAAGAGTGGTGATGGGTACGAATCCGTCTCTGATGGTAAATCTAGCGTAGGAATGGACAGAACTGATGATATTAAAAAAGGGATTTATCAAGTCTTAAAAATTGCTGCTACAGGAAAGCCAAAATATAGTCAAATGGTAGTAAAAACTGCTTTGCTGTCTAACATTCATGCTGTGCGTCACTATAATGATTACCTGCTCGAACTTCAGGATGTTATATGGACACTAGATGAAACAGGAAAAGCGAAAAAAGTTGCAGATTTGCCACCTGAAAAAGAGATTTACAATCTTTTTGATGGTATAATCACCTTCACCCAAAGCCATGTGAGAGATGACTGGATTTCAGAAAATTTCCAATTTTAATAGTCCGTGCAAATTGGTTGCAAATCACATTGCTAGACGGGTTGGTTCAGATGTACAAAAGCGGATCGATGCCTTAAAAATTGGGCAAAAAATGCAAGACTTGCCTGAAGAACTTTGGCACGATAGCTTTAAATTTTATCTCAAGCAAGATCCAAATCGTCAAGGTGGCCCAAATTTAAGAATAATTCGTCTTGATCCAGATAAACCTTCATTAACGGTGACGGGGTACATTTTCAATAAATTTGTTCATCCCTATGAAAACCGATTTATTACTGTACGAGAGGCAGCTCGTTTACAAGGCTTTCCTGACAATATGAAATTTGAGGGAACGCTAACAAGTACTCAGCTTCAGGTAGGTAATGCTGTACCTGTACCGCTTGCAGAAGCTGTGTTTAAATCTTTAGTTCAACAAGCAAAGTTGTTAGGATTTGAAAATCGTTCCCTCAAAGCTTTCAGCGTATTTAGTGGCGCAGGAGGTATGGATATTGGTGCTTATCTTACAGGCAGTATAGAAACTAAGGTAGCTCTCGATAGTTGGTCAGATGCTTGTGCAACACTGCGTGGTTTTTTTGGTGGTCATATTTGCGTTTTGGAAAAGGATATTTCTACTGTAGAAAACCCGTTAAGTTTATGGCAAAAGTTTTCCGGTGAAGTTGAGAAACCAGATATTGTCTTTGGAGGGCCACCTTGTCAAGCTTTCAGTCAGGCAGGTAAACAGAAAGGCTTTCAGGATGATCGAGGTGGTATGATTTATGAATTTTTACGTTTTGTCGAACATTTGTACCCGCCATTTTTCGTTATGGAAAATGTATCTAATCTCAAAGGGATTGCAGGTGGCACACTATACCAGCAAATTTGGGACAAAATGGCGAATTTGGGTTACAACATCTCAATCGGTGTACTTTTAGCTGCTGATTTCGGTACTCCCCAATTAAGGCGGCGATTATTTTTTCTTGGTTGCCGAAAGGACATTGGTAGTATTCGCTTACCTTTATCTACTCATAGTCCTGAACTTGAATTATTTGGGCTACTACCTTACGTAACTGTTGCTAAGGCTTTTGTTGACTTGCCAGAAGCAGAGTTCAGCCGTTAATTTTATAATCGGAAGCTTGGCTATAAATACTCTAAAGTGATTGAGCTACGGTCAACTAGCTATGTAATTAACTAACTTAATATTATTGACTCACGGAACTAACCGACTTTGTGCGGTGCAATTACGGCTATGCCAGCCTCACCAAACCTTTTCCATTACTATAAGTGGATGAAAGATTAGGGATTAACCTTTCGGTAGATTAAGACAGAATCATCAAAACTGTATATTTGGATGGGGTAACACATAATTTGCCACAAAACCTCATGCTAAATCAGTAATTTCAATATAAACAGATGAAATTTTGATTGAATTCTAGTTAATTTGTTCCTTATCCTCATAAGCCATGACATCCCCTGAGCCTCAAACTGATTTTGGAGAAAAAGCTCCACAAACCTCATTTGAGCCACCTTCTGGAAAACGGCGGTGGCTTTGGTTATTTTTAGCAGCACTACTATTGTTAGGGGGCGGAACAGCTCTCGTTTGGCGTTTGCTCACTCCGCAAAATTCAGCGCCTTCAACTACTAACGCTCAACCTCAAGGGGTAAGAGTCAAAGTATCCACAGTACAAAGCGGCATAATTGAGGAAAGTTCAGATTTTATTGCTAGCCTAAAATCCCAGCGCTCAGTCATCCTCCAGCCGAGGATTCAGGGCCAAGTTAGCCAAATATTTGTGAAATCGGGAGATCCAGTAGCCGAGGGAGCGGCAATTATACAGGTAGATCGTACACCACAAGCAGCGATCGCTCCTAACAATGCTGCGCCTCAAGCATTTTTATTGCAACTGGAAACTGCCCGCACTGTACTGAAATCTCTAGAAGCCCAACGAGCATCATACGTTGAGAATGTGCAATTGTATCAGCAAACCTACGAAAAATATTCCACTCTAGCTGAACAAGGAGCCGTTTCTCGACAGACTCGCAATCAGTTTGCTGATCGACTTGCCAATGCTAAAACTAGTCTTGATGCAATTGATTCCAGGATTCAAGCCCAAAGAGCCAATATATTGCAGGCTGAAAAAACCTTACAGCAAGCTAATGTAAATACTCAAACACAACAAATCCAGTCTGACAAAATTACCGCTCCTTTTAGTGGCACAGTTGGCAACATTGCTGTGAAAGTAGGTGATTTAGTTAATACTTCCACACAATTAGTTAATCTCACGCAAAATCGGCCTTTAGAAGTCAACATCTCTGTGCCACTACAGCAAGGGCCGCAATTGCGTAAGGGAATGCCAGTTGAAGTAATGAATACACAAGGTCAAAAGCTGGGTAGAAGTAGAGTATTTTTCATTGCGCCTACTGCTAATAACGAAACACAAGGGATACTTATCAAAGCACTTTTTGACAATCCTAACGGTCAGCTACGTGCAGATCAATTGGTAAGGGCTAGAGTGTTTTGGAATCAGCGCCCCGGAATTTTAATCCCCACAACTGCAATGACTCGTGTAGGTGGCGACACTTTTGTGTATGTAGTTGAAACCGAAACATCTCCCCAAGGTATATCTCAACAAGTAGCTCGACAAAAGCGCGTGAAGCTAGGCGAAATCAAAGATAATAATTACCAAGTTCTTGAAGGATTACAACCAGAAGATAAAGTTATTATCTCAGGGTTGCTCAATCTTAGAGATGGTGCTGCGATCGTTCCAGAATCTTAATTAAAGGGAGTGGGTAGAGACGCGATTAATCTCGTCTCTACTGAGGATTGGGCAAGTGGAGGACAAATGACAAATGACAAAATTTAACCTTAGTACAGTACTTTAACAGCAGATAATCACTTTGTTGCTCCAAAATAAAACTAGATTAATCTATGTCATCTTTATCGGGGAAAGTTGCAATTATCACTGGTGCATCGCGGGGAATTGGACGAGCGATCGCACTAAAATTAGCTGGTAACGGCGCATCTATTGTTGTCAACTATGCGGGTAATGCAGCCAAAGCACAAGAAGTTGTTGCAGAAATTGAAAAGTTGGGAGTAGAAGCGATCGCTATTCAAGCCGATATTAGCAAAGTACCCGACATCCAACGCCTGTTTGAGCAAACACTTGAACGTTTTGGTAAAGTTGATATTTTAGTCAACAATGCCGGAATCGCCTTCTATAAAACAATTACTCAGGTGAGTGAAGAAGATTTCGATGCGATTTTTGCTATTAATGTCAAAGGTACTTTTTTTGCTTGCCAACAAGCCGCGCAACACCTATCAGAAGGCGGACGGATTATCAACTTTTCGTCATCAACTACGGTGATGATGCTGCCAACTTATAGCGCTTATGTAGGAACCAAAGGTGCTGTTGAACAAATCACGCGGGTATTAGCTAAAGAATTGGGTGCAAAAGCGATCGCAGTTAATGTTATTTCTCCTGGCCCTACCGATACAGAACTATTCCGAGAAGGCAAAACCCAAGAACAGATAGATCGTTTGGCTCAAATGGCTGCTTTTGGCAAGCTGGGAGATGTGCAAGAAATCGCCGATGTAGTAGCCTTTCTCGCTAGCGATGAAGCCAGATGGATCACTGGGCAAAATATCCGTGTAAACGGTGGAATCGCATGAGATAATTAAAGCTCTCCTCATCAACCAATACAGTTCAGATAAACTCAAAACACTTGTAGAGACGGCGATTTATCGGTTCTCAAAAACCCAAAATTTTTGCCAGTAGCCCTTAACCCAAGCGTATTGCCTCATAAACGCGATATTCTCCGTTTCAAAACCTCAGCTAGTAACCTGGGCATTGCTAGTCCTGTTAGGGTAGGCGAAAATTAGACTGCTACTCCGATTCATTCGAGCTTTTTACTCGAATATAATTGTCCAAGAGCAGCTAACAAAACGGATTGCTAAATTATGGGCTGAAAAAGTTTGTATAAACCGTTTCTAGCTTATACAAAGAACGCCTAGTTTATCCGGTTGTAGAGTCTGTGTTTTCGTACTAAATATCACTTCCCTGTCATCCAAAATTATGGATTTGTCCAACTTTACTACACTTCAAAACTTAGAAGCTGCCTTCGGTGGTGAATCGATGGCAAATCGCAAGTATCTGTTTTTTGCTGACGTAGCGCGTCAACTTGGGTTTCCAGACTTGGCAAAACTTTTTAAAGAAACAGCAGATCAAGAAACTGAACACGCTTTTGCACATTTTAAGTTGCTGCATCCAGAACTTGTGGTAGAAAATGCGGCCGCTTTAACTGATGAACAAAAACGAGAAATTATATCTCGCTGTTTATCTTTGGCAATTGAAGGCGAGACTTATGAATATACTACAATGTATCCAGAGTTTGCCGCCGATGCCCAACGCGATCGCGACAATCCTGCGGCTGAAGAATTTCTCAAACAAGTTAAAGAATCTACCGATCATGCCAACACATTTCGAGAAGCTGCACACCGTTTTGGCTTGCTAAAATTCATCGAAAATTACCATGCCGATCGCTATGCTGAAGCCTTAGAAGTATTAAACGGAGGACAAACAGCAACTAGAGTTGCAGGTGAAGATCCTAAAACTCGGAAATGGATTTGTAGACAATGCAGTATGATTTACGATCCTGTTGCTGGCGATCCCGATTCTGGGATTG contains:
- a CDS encoding DUF2281 domain-containing protein; this translates as MINIILDIAETQNKTIMLKEQITQELEKLPEPLLQEILDFVQFLQAKYQKDKTLEITIMSESSLQKDWLRPEEDSAWQDL
- a CDS encoding bromodomain-containing protein, with protein sequence MDWKYRWKNGYKPSRDEAAKNPHLLDESQFENEQDRKLAEESARKHLGIPAPTLDEDQSILPH
- a CDS encoding alpha/beta hydrolase; protein product: MQIFQIFNRLNNSKFTKLLSQTVALGVGAFVLLSTTNANAAEQVVLKYGTFQGQVSVQELSQFTETGKTTPTLQAYLDAAQQDPAVARKALIAPIKADPAFLNNLLSSWAGPILVNQIGEVVHPPAGQLDQQALRSALSTSIQQNGEVTLLGAIQNYPNTSVELEGDRLISVYERLSSLAELL
- a CDS encoding HdeD family acid-resistance protein produces the protein MTTDVSRNINKDVNGALISGVLLSVLGVIAIAAPNLSTLFAETWIAVILIFAGFTKLVYATQTRHQGGFIWKLLLSGLYIATGIMLFVYPFTGILTLTLLLGSFLLAEGTFELILAFKLRPQENWTWILGDGIITLVLGAMIWFQWPFNAPWLLGTLVGISIIFTGISRVMLSLNARSTSNPTNEAANPT
- a CDS encoding family 10 glycosylhydrolase; translated protein: MVSIATPFSDIQNHWARLFITALAQRGIVSGSPNGTYRPDNSLTRAEFAAIIANAFGTVTKKRQYVPFVDVPINYWAAAAIQTAYEKAFISGFPDKSFRPAERITRAEVLISLVAGLELATKVKPDLLSTLPQIYQDSIQIPGYGRNQVAIATSAGLVVSFPNIKLLNPNLAATRADVAVIIYQALVYLGKAEKIASSYLVQPPTLTPTPTPTPTPTPIPTPTPTPTPTPTPTPTPIPTPTPTPTPIPIPTPAPVGSVRVNHSREFRGAWVVSVWNGDWPSKPELSVAQQKAELTEIITKLQALNFNALIFQVRPEGDALYESQLEPWSAWITGTQGKAPEPFYDPLAFAIAECHKRNIELHAWFNPYRASTSTDPAKTVRPHIAATNPESVYLWKTQRWMDPGLKIVQDRAYNVILDVVKRYDVDGIHLDDYFYPYPIEGQPFPDNKTYAAYQAAGGSLNLGDWRRDNVNKMVQRLWQGIKAAKPDVKFGISPFGIYRPGQPAGITGLDAYNVLYADSKKWLEEGWIDYIAPQLYWRTDQTQQSYSALLQWWTQVNTKQRHVYAGNNLTEPSNKSRESDEIEKQVKISRSQAGRLSLGNIFFNLGVLTENSQGIADKFQSLLYNKPALPPTLPWQDTTPPPPPIGLQVNNRKLSWQPGDNQPVRSWTLYRQTGDTWTIQRILSAGTTFATVQQAGTYAVCAVDRLANESAGTVITVS
- the dcm gene encoding DNA (cytosine-5-)-methyltransferase codes for the protein MVANHIARRVGSDVQKRIDALKIGQKMQDLPEELWHDSFKFYLKQDPNRQGGPNLRIIRLDPDKPSLTVTGYIFNKFVHPYENRFITVREAARLQGFPDNMKFEGTLTSTQLQVGNAVPVPLAEAVFKSLVQQAKLLGFENRSLKAFSVFSGAGGMDIGAYLTGSIETKVALDSWSDACATLRGFFGGHICVLEKDISTVENPLSLWQKFSGEVEKPDIVFGGPPCQAFSQAGKQKGFQDDRGGMIYEFLRFVEHLYPPFFVMENVSNLKGIAGGTLYQQIWDKMANLGYNISIGVLLAADFGTPQLRRRLFFLGCRKDIGSIRLPLSTHSPELELFGLLPYVTVAKAFVDLPEAEFSR
- a CDS encoding efflux RND transporter periplasmic adaptor subunit gives rise to the protein MTSPEPQTDFGEKAPQTSFEPPSGKRRWLWLFLAALLLLGGGTALVWRLLTPQNSAPSTTNAQPQGVRVKVSTVQSGIIEESSDFIASLKSQRSVILQPRIQGQVSQIFVKSGDPVAEGAAIIQVDRTPQAAIAPNNAAPQAFLLQLETARTVLKSLEAQRASYVENVQLYQQTYEKYSTLAEQGAVSRQTRNQFADRLANAKTSLDAIDSRIQAQRANILQAEKTLQQANVNTQTQQIQSDKITAPFSGTVGNIAVKVGDLVNTSTQLVNLTQNRPLEVNISVPLQQGPQLRKGMPVEVMNTQGQKLGRSRVFFIAPTANNETQGILIKALFDNPNGQLRADQLVRARVFWNQRPGILIPTTAMTRVGGDTFVYVVETETSPQGISQQVARQKRVKLGEIKDNNYQVLEGLQPEDKVIISGLLNLRDGAAIVPES
- a CDS encoding SDR family oxidoreductase; translated protein: MSSLSGKVAIITGASRGIGRAIALKLAGNGASIVVNYAGNAAKAQEVVAEIEKLGVEAIAIQADISKVPDIQRLFEQTLERFGKVDILVNNAGIAFYKTITQVSEEDFDAIFAINVKGTFFACQQAAQHLSEGGRIINFSSSTTVMMLPTYSAYVGTKGAVEQITRVLAKELGAKAIAVNVISPGPTDTELFREGKTQEQIDRLAQMAAFGKLGDVQEIADVVAFLASDEARWITGQNIRVNGGIA
- a CDS encoding rubrerythrin family protein, encoding MDLSNFTTLQNLEAAFGGESMANRKYLFFADVARQLGFPDLAKLFKETADQETEHAFAHFKLLHPELVVENAAALTDEQKREIISRCLSLAIEGETYEYTTMYPEFAADAQRDRDNPAAEEFLKQVKESTDHANTFREAAHRFGLLKFIENYHADRYAEALEVLNGGQTATRVAGEDPKTRKWICRQCSMIYDPVAGDPDSGIAPGTPFEEIPDDWECPICGASKKTFKPFEEKVAA